One Peptostreptococcus equinus genomic window carries:
- a CDS encoding Na+/H+ antiporter NhaC family protein produces the protein MNRTKFRTLMISLALVFMTVVPTFAQDIDAIAKANANKYGIITIIPPLLAIILAFITKNVVVSLFLGVFSGCFILQVGSGNNILLNIVFSFLDFINRALTSLADPWNAGILLQVMCIGGVINLVGKMGGAKAIAEALADKAKTSKSAQLISCLMGLLVFFDDYANSLIVGPIMRPVFDKMNISRQKLAFVIDATAAPVAGLAIISTWIGLEVGLIHDSFKSINVDVDAFGVFLQTIPYRFYNILIILFIVASAILAREFGPMRKAEYISSRKHLISSDYDENLEELDDMAPKEGVVLNVWNAIIPIGVLILSALVAFYYSGYSAIMAGDDKELIRSVNASMFSLISIKDCFSAADASVALFQSALFASIVAMLMAKIKKIYTISESIEVWIDGMKTLMITGVILILAWSLSSVIKEVGTAKYMIHYLSGSLPPFLLPSIIFILGAIISFSTGTAYGTMGILMPLAIPLSHSINPDMAYVIVATSAVLTGAIFGDHCSPISDTTILSSMGAGCNHIEHVNTQMPYSIFTAALTIVFGYIPAGLGVKFYIVLPIAIVALFVGIRLIGKRTDVDDPEFEAKLAKEGITF, from the coding sequence ATGAACAGAACAAAATTCAGAACTTTAATGATCTCTTTAGCGTTGGTATTTATGACCGTAGTACCAACATTTGCTCAAGATATTGACGCAATTGCTAAAGCAAACGCAAACAAATACGGTATTATAACTATTATTCCACCACTATTAGCAATTATATTAGCATTTATAACAAAAAATGTGGTCGTGTCACTTTTCTTAGGTGTATTTTCAGGATGCTTTATTTTACAGGTAGGGTCAGGTAATAATATCTTACTAAATATAGTATTTTCGTTCCTTGATTTTATAAATAGAGCCCTTACATCACTTGCTGATCCATGGAATGCTGGTATATTACTGCAGGTAATGTGTATAGGTGGTGTTATCAATTTAGTTGGTAAAATGGGTGGAGCAAAAGCTATAGCAGAAGCACTTGCAGACAAAGCAAAGACTTCTAAAAGTGCTCAGCTGATATCATGTCTAATGGGTCTATTAGTATTTTTTGATGACTATGCAAATTCATTGATAGTCGGTCCTATAATGAGACCTGTATTCGATAAAATGAACATTTCTAGACAAAAGTTAGCATTTGTAATAGATGCTACAGCGGCTCCAGTAGCTGGACTTGCAATTATTTCTACATGGATAGGTCTTGAAGTAGGTCTTATACATGATTCATTTAAAAGTATAAACGTTGATGTAGACGCATTTGGTGTATTTCTACAGACTATACCTTATAGATTCTACAATATATTAATAATATTATTTATAGTTGCAAGTGCTATATTAGCTAGAGAATTTGGGCCAATGAGAAAAGCTGAATATATTTCAAGTAGAAAACACTTAATATCATCAGATTATGATGAAAACTTAGAAGAACTTGATGATATGGCACCAAAAGAAGGTGTAGTACTAAATGTTTGGAATGCAATAATTCCTATAGGAGTTTTAATATTGAGTGCTTTGGTAGCTTTCTATTATAGTGGATATTCTGCTATAATGGCTGGCGATGATAAAGAGTTGATAAGATCAGTAAATGCTTCAATGTTTTCATTAATCAGTATTAAAGATTGTTTCTCTGCAGCTGATGCTTCTGTCGCTTTATTCCAGTCAGCTTTATTCGCTTCTATTGTAGCAATGCTTATGGCAAAGATAAAGAAAATTTATACAATATCAGAATCTATTGAAGTTTGGATAGATGGTATGAAGACTTTAATGATTACAGGTGTTATATTGATACTTGCATGGTCGCTAAGTTCAGTAATTAAAGAAGTTGGTACTGCAAAATATATGATTCATTATCTATCAGGATCATTACCGCCATTTTTACTACCTTCAATAATATTTATACTTGGTGCTATTATTTCTTTCTCAACAGGAACTGCATACGGAACTATGGGTATATTAATGCCACTAGCTATACCACTTTCACATTCTATAAATCCTGATATGGCTTATGTAATAGTTGCTACTTCTGCAGTATTAACAGGTGCTATATTTGGTGATCACTGCTCACCAATTTCAGATACAACAATTCTTTCATCAATGGGAGCAGGTTGTAACCACATAGAGCATGTTAACACTCAGATGCCATATTCAATATTTACTGCTGCATTAACGATAGTATTTGGATATATACCAGCAGGTCTAGGAGTTAAATTCTATATCGTATTACCTATAGCAATAGTTGCTTTATTCGTTGGCATTAGATTAATCGGTAAGCGTACTGATGTTGATGATCCAGAATTTGAAGCTAAATTAGCAAAAGAAGGTATTACGTTCTAA
- a CDS encoding iron-containing alcohol dehydrogenase translates to MYNFTFDVSTKIFFGKGQIKNLSGEIIKYSNRILLVYGGGSIKKNGIYNAVVSNLKENNIEFIELSGVEPNPRIESVRKGVELCRVNNLDGVLAIGGGSSIDCAKVIAAGVKYNGDAWDLVKNRKFIKDALPIFSVLTIAATGSEMDVNAVISDISRNEKLGTGAPSTLPKVSILDPEYTYSVPKKHTAAGTADIMSHTFENYFNVNNDAYLQSRMAEAILKTCIHYGPIACQNPENYEARANLMWSSSWAINGLLAKGATQDWSVHPIEHELSAFYDITHGDGLAILTPHWMRYILSEDTVDKFVEYGVNVWNIDKNLDKFTIANKAIDLTQDFFTNSLNIPKNLRELDIDEEYFDQMSVKATKGNGRINGYVTLNPDDIKKILINAL, encoded by the coding sequence ATGTATAATTTTACATTTGATGTATCAACAAAAATTTTCTTTGGTAAAGGCCAAATAAAAAATTTATCTGGAGAAATTATAAAATATTCAAACAGAATACTACTGGTATATGGTGGTGGTAGCATAAAGAAAAACGGTATATACAATGCGGTTGTAAGTAATTTAAAAGAAAATAATATAGAATTTATAGAGTTATCAGGAGTTGAACCAAATCCTAGGATAGAATCGGTTAGAAAAGGTGTGGAGCTTTGTAGAGTGAATAATCTAGATGGTGTACTAGCTATTGGAGGTGGAAGTTCAATAGATTGTGCTAAAGTTATAGCTGCTGGAGTAAAATATAATGGAGATGCTTGGGATCTAGTTAAAAATAGAAAATTTATTAAAGATGCTCTTCCTATATTTTCAGTGCTCACAATAGCTGCTACAGGATCTGAAATGGATGTAAATGCAGTAATATCAGATATCTCTAGAAATGAAAAATTAGGAACAGGTGCTCCAAGTACATTGCCAAAAGTATCTATATTAGATCCAGAATATACTTATAGTGTTCCTAAAAAACATACAGCTGCTGGAACTGCAGATATAATGAGCCATACATTTGAAAATTACTTTAATGTTAATAATGATGCGTATTTACAATCTAGAATGGCAGAAGCAATCTTAAAAACTTGTATACACTATGGTCCAATTGCTTGTCAGAATCCAGAAAATTACGAAGCAAGAGCAAATTTAATGTGGTCTTCTTCATGGGCTATCAATGGTCTGTTGGCTAAAGGTGCAACTCAAGATTGGTCAGTACATCCTATAGAGCACGAATTAAGTGCATTCTATGACATAACTCATGGCGATGGGCTAGCTATATTAACACCTCATTGGATGAGATACATTTTATCAGAAGATACAGTAGATAAATTTGTAGAATATGGCGTAAACGTATGGAATATAGATAAGAATTTAGACAAATTTACAATAGCAAATAAAGCAATTGATTTGACTCAAGATTTCTTTACTAACTCCCTTAATATACCTAAAAATCTTAGAGAGTTAGATATAGATGAAGAGTATTTTGACCAAATGTCAGTTAAAGCCACAAAGGGAAATGGTAGAATAAATGGATATGTAACATTAAATCCAGATGATATAAAGAAAATATTAATTAATGCATTATAA
- a CDS encoding ABC transporter permease subunit/CPBP intramembrane protease: MNFSIVRQIVKKELLELIRDKKNLFMMLILPILIYPILMIGMSQVMMLTMNDLSSQDINLAVSENVPEDFINYVKASDISKGTDENGKIVITNVSSKNEKNHLSDVKNEKLDAYINLENKNYKIYLDTTEDKASVTSKALEKILDSYKEKLVENTLKKANLNTKSTLNPITFQTKTVAEKQEEAGSIIGRLLPVILITSILTGAIYPAVDIIAGEKERGTLETLFTLPIKNIELISGKYIAVATTAIITALMNIISLGLTMLYSVKMTSEMSSKMIDFNLEKMLVPLLLTMLAIILFVMVVTALSMCICSFSKSYKEAQNSLTPLMLVIMIPSYASIIPTLKLNTISAMIPVVNISLLIKSVFSMESTFKLIFIVLISTLVFIGLALVILGKIFNSESILFGDDKGLSILNIRSNIKKGNMPTKADGVLIFLLELVALVIIGSYLQLKFGHLGIALSQIILLLIVMLYAWYIKIDYKNVFKLNKFSLSDLLIALLIWSISFVLVIALTQLMMYILPNSQQSAKELSKFIINKEIWVNILVVALMPAICEELLFRGFILSSFSKDGEITNSAIIITGLLFGILHLYLFKILPIAVLGMALSLIVKKTKSIIPSMSMHFLNNLISVLASMFISGMLLL; this comes from the coding sequence TTATGATGCTTACAATGAATGATCTGTCTAGTCAAGATATAAATCTAGCAGTTAGTGAAAATGTGCCAGAAGATTTCATTAATTATGTAAAAGCATCTGATATATCAAAAGGTACAGACGAGAATGGGAAAATAGTAATCACAAATGTATCAAGTAAAAATGAAAAGAATCATTTATCAGATGTTAAAAATGAAAAACTTGATGCATATATTAATCTAGAAAATAAAAATTACAAGATATATTTGGATACTACGGAAGATAAAGCATCAGTTACTTCGAAAGCTCTAGAAAAAATATTGGATAGTTATAAGGAGAAATTAGTAGAAAATACTCTAAAAAAGGCAAATCTCAATACTAAATCAACTCTAAATCCTATTACATTCCAAACTAAAACCGTTGCAGAAAAGCAGGAAGAAGCAGGATCAATAATAGGTAGACTGTTGCCTGTAATATTAATAACCAGCATACTAACAGGAGCTATCTATCCTGCTGTTGATATAATAGCAGGTGAGAAGGAAAGAGGTACTTTAGAAACACTTTTTACTCTTCCTATTAAAAATATAGAACTTATTTCTGGGAAATATATAGCGGTTGCAACCACAGCTATCATAACAGCACTTATGAATATAATTTCATTAGGTCTTACTATGCTTTATTCTGTTAAGATGACTTCAGAAATGTCATCCAAAATGATAGATTTTAATCTAGAAAAAATGCTAGTACCTCTTTTACTAACAATGCTAGCAATCATTTTATTCGTTATGGTAGTTACAGCTTTAAGTATGTGTATTTGTTCTTTTTCAAAATCATACAAAGAAGCTCAAAATTCACTTACACCTTTAATGTTAGTAATTATGATACCTTCATATGCTAGTATTATTCCTACCTTGAAATTAAATACAATAAGTGCAATGATACCAGTGGTTAACATTTCCTTATTGATTAAAAGTGTATTTTCTATGGAATCTACATTTAAACTAATATTTATAGTATTGATTAGCACACTTGTATTTATAGGACTTGCTCTTGTAATATTGGGGAAAATATTTAATTCAGAATCGATATTATTCGGTGACGATAAGGGACTATCAATTTTAAATATTAGATCAAATATAAAAAAAGGCAATATGCCTACAAAAGCAGATGGAGTACTAATATTTCTCTTGGAATTAGTAGCACTAGTAATCATTGGTTCATACTTGCAATTAAAATTTGGACATCTAGGTATTGCCCTTAGCCAAATAATATTATTACTAATAGTAATGCTTTATGCATGGTATATAAAGATAGATTATAAGAATGTATTTAAATTAAATAAGTTTAGCTTAAGCGATCTTTTAATTGCATTATTAATCTGGTCTATTTCTTTTGTACTTGTAATAGCTTTGACACAACTTATGATGTATATATTACCAAATTCTCAACAATCAGCTAAAGAGCTAAGTAAATTTATAATAAATAAAGAAATTTGGGTAAACATTTTAGTAGTAGCTTTAATGCCAGCTATATGTGAAGAATTATTATTTAGGGGTTTTATCCTATCTTCATTTTCAAAAGATGGAGAAATTACAAATTCTGCAATAATAATAACAGGTTTATTATTTGGTATATTACACTTATATCTTTTTAAGATTTTGCCAATAGCTGTATTAGGAATGGCTCTATCCTTAATAGTTAAAAAGACTAAATCGATAATTCCATCTATGTCTATGCACTTTTTAAATAATTTAATTTCTGTGTTGGCTTCTATGTTTATTAGTGGTATGTTATTACTATAA